A genomic window from Winogradskyella sp. J14-2 includes:
- a CDS encoding glycosyltransferase, which yields MKRLYFSFIVPVYNRPDETKELLESFTRLEGNIDYEIVIVEDGSSLKSEDVVQSFGSQLKISYFYKENSGPGDSRNFGMHNAEGNYYIILDSDVILPSNYLIEVNSFLSNTFYDCFGGPDAAHISFSNLQKAINFTMTSFITTGGIRGGKRQIEDFQPRSFNMGLSKRAFLETGGFGKIHPGEDPDLSLRLLKLGYKTALINTAYVYHKRRISWSKFYKQVNKFGLVRPILNQWHPESKSLAYWLPTLFSIGLVLAICSGLFNFILPIYAYGIYFALVFILAFANSKSLSVAALSLVAILVQFFGYGYGFIKSTFNIVILRRKPEKAFPDLFFN from the coding sequence ATGAAGAGATTGTATTTTTCTTTTATAGTGCCTGTGTATAATAGACCTGACGAAACTAAAGAACTTTTAGAAAGTTTTACACGTTTAGAAGGTAACATTGACTATGAAATTGTGATTGTTGAAGACGGCTCTTCTTTAAAGTCTGAAGACGTTGTTCAGAGTTTTGGTAGTCAGTTGAAAATATCCTATTTCTACAAAGAGAACTCAGGGCCGGGAGATTCTAGAAACTTTGGTATGCATAATGCTGAGGGGAACTACTATATTATTCTAGATTCTGATGTAATACTTCCTTCAAATTATTTGATAGAAGTAAATAGTTTTCTGTCAAACACCTTTTATGATTGTTTTGGTGGGCCAGATGCGGCACACATATCGTTTTCAAACCTTCAAAAAGCAATTAATTTCACCATGACCTCTTTTATTACAACAGGCGGTATTAGAGGAGGAAAACGGCAGATTGAAGACTTTCAACCGCGTAGCTTTAATATGGGCTTGTCTAAAAGAGCATTTTTAGAAACAGGTGGATTTGGTAAAATACATCCTGGCGAGGATCCAGATCTGTCTTTAAGATTATTGAAATTAGGATATAAAACAGCTTTAATTAATACAGCTTACGTTTATCATAAACGTCGAATATCATGGTCTAAATTTTACAAGCAGGTTAATAAATTTGGATTGGTACGGCCAATACTTAATCAATGGCATCCAGAGTCTAAAAGTTTAGCATACTGGCTGCCAACCTTATTTTCAATTGGCTTAGTATTAGCTATCTGCTCTGGTTTATTTAACTTTATATTACCTATATATGCTTATGGGATTTATTTTGCTCTAGTTTTTATATTAGCTTTTGCAAATAGTAAAAGTTTAAGTGTTGCCGCATTGTCCTTAGTGGCCATTCTAGTTCAATTTTTTGGTTATGGTTACGGCTTTATAAAGTCTACTTTCAATATTGTAATACTAAGACGGAAGCCAGAGAAAGCTTTTCCTGATTTATTCTTTAATTAA